The segment GCCGTCGCCTCGTTTCGCAGCAAGTCTGACTGGTACAAAGTCAACGAAGAGCTGTCCCAAGTCAAGCGCTACGCCGAGTCCCTGCGCGCGCAGACGCACGAGTTTTCCAACAAGCTGTACATGATCTCCGGCCTGATCCAGCTGGAATCGTATCAGGAAGCGATGGAGATCATCTCCCGCGAATCGGACGTGCACCAGCACCTCGTGCATTTCATCATGCGCTATGTGCCCGACCCGATGATCGGCGGCCTGCTGATCGGCAAGTTCAACCGGGCCAATGAGCTGAAGGTGGAGCTGTACATCGACAAAGAGAGCACTTTCGTCGACCTGCCGCCCGGCCTTGACCGCAACCATCTCGTGACGATCCTCGGCAACCTGATCGACAACGCGATGGAAGCGGTGCTGCAACAGGATGGGGAAAAACAAGTCCACGTCTTCCTGACCGACCTCGGCGCCGACCTGATCCTCGAAGTCGAAGATACCGGCCCCGGCATTCCCGAGGGGGACGTGGAGCGGATCTTCGAGGTCGGGTATTCGACAAAAGGCGCGGAAGAACACCGCGGCTTTGGCCTCGCCTTGGTGAAAAAAGCGGTCGAACAGCTCGGCGGCTACCTCACCATCACCGCCAACCAGCCGACGGGAAGCGTGTTTACCGTCGCCATTCCCAAACACGCGCCGGGAGGTGAATCCACACATGCTGAACATCTTGATCGTGGAAGATGATCCGCGCATCGCCGAGATCAACCGCCGTTTTGTGGAGAAAGTGCCCGGGTACGGGGTGATCGGCATCGCCACCACCCGGCAGCAGGCGCAGGAGCAGCTGGAAGTGCTGCGCCCGGAGCTGGTGCTGCTCGACATCTTTTTCCCGGACATGAACGGGCTCGATTTTCTGCGCTGGATGCATGAGCATCACCGCGAGACGGACGTGATCATGATCACGGCGGCGAAGGAAGTCAATACGGTGCGCGAGGCGATTCGCGGCGGCGTGTTCGATTTTATCGTCAAGCCGCTCGTCTTCGAACGGTTCGAACAGACGCTGCTGCGCTATCAGGAGTACCGCAGCCAGCTCCAGCACCTGAAGACGGAGCACAGCCAGATCGATCAGGCCAAGATCGACCAGCTGATCGGCGGCGGGCAGAAGCTGTCCAAAGAGTCGTACCTCCCGAAAGGCATCGACAGCCTGACGCTGGAGAAAGTCTCCGCCGTCATCACACAGTACGCCGACGGCTTGACCGCCGAAGCGGTCGGACGCGAGATCGGCGCGTCCCGCTCCACGGCAAGACGCTATCTGGAATATCTGGTCGCCCAAGGCGCCGTCAGTGCCGACCTGTCCTATGGCGTGGTCGGCCGGCCGGAGCGGGTGTACCGCAAACGCAAAGAGGGTTAGCTCGTCGACGAGCTGACCCTCTTTTCTGGTTTCAGCACATGAAACAACCATAACGTCAACGGCTGCACACAGATGTAGACCGCAAAGGAGTGCTCGATCTTCCATGCTTTGTACTCAAAGACACCGGCCAGATGCAAGAGCCACTCGATCCCGGTGCTGAGCAGCGACCAGCACAGGATATAGGCCGGCACGGCCAGCCCTTTTACCTCCCAGCGATCATAAAGGTAGACGAAGAGATACCCGGCAGGCGCAAACATCACATAGGTCATCAGGTCGCCGGCATCGAGTTTGTTCCAGTCCATGATGTCATACAGGTCATGCAGAAACGGACCGGCCAGCATGCGGTCAAACGTGCGGGCGGTGGCGAGACAGAACAAGAGCAAAGGGATGATCAAGGAGAGCCGAAACCGTTTCGGCAAGCGCCAGGCGATGAAAGCGCTGAAGAGGAAAAAGCCGATCACCGCCCATTCGTTGAGGTCAAAGTCTTGGGGCAGAGGGATCACGACTGCTGCACCTCCTTCTGCAAGAGGCTGCGCATCCCTTTTTGCAAGCCGACCGCAAACGCCAGCATCACCAGCCAGAAGAAAGGCGACCACCAGAATTGCCATCTCTGGTAGGACATCACCTTCAGGCAGACGATCCCCAGCTCGCACCCGTATAACACGAGCAAACAGAACAGCGCCGCCAGCCATTTCGCACCTCTCCGCTCCAGAGACTGCGAGCGGTTCAGATACAGCAGCAGCACCAGCGGGATGACCAGCACCTCCCAGATGCGGATCGAAACGTAGGTCGGCAGATCTTCCTGCACGCTCAGGAACTTGCCGTTTTTCGGGCCAGCCATGCCGAGCAAGGTGATCAACACAAAAACGAATCCCGTCCAGACCGTGGCGATCTCGCGGGGATGCAACCGTTTGGGCAGACAGATAAAAGCGACCAGCAGGAGCATAGCTGCCGAGACTAGGAATGCCGTTACCATAAGCATGACCTCCGATTTTTATCCTGTCCAAATGTAGCTAAAAAATGAGACGGCCATGCTCGATAAATTGCATATACTTCGCAATTTCGATATTCTAAGGGTAATAGCCGCAAAGGATGGTACGGATGGATTATCGCGATTATAAGCTGGAACATTCGATTGGCTTCAAGCTGGCCAACACCTCACGACTGGTCACCAACCGGCTCAATCAGAACTTCACGGCGAAAAATTTACCTGTCACGCACGAGCAGTGGCTGCTGATGATGGAGCTGTGGGTCAAAGACGGCCAGACGCAAAACGCGCTGGCAGCCGCCACGCACAAAGACCAGCCCAGCGTCTCCCGCCTGCTGGACAACATGATCAAACGCAACCTCGTCATGCGGGTCGCGCATCCGAACGACCGCCGTTCGAACCTGATCTACCTGACGGCAGAAGGCCGCGAAATGCAAAAAGGCCTGATCGGTCAAGCCCAGCAGACGATCTCCGACACCACCGCCGGCATCGATCCGGACGACTTGACCGTTTGCATGCGGGTCTTGGATCAGATCGCCGAGAACCTGAAATAGAAAAAGACCTCCCACCGGAGGTCTTTTTTAGTTGCCGAGCGTCAGATAGACCAGCCCGTCGCGCAGTTGCTCCTCCCGCGCGAACCCCAGCCGCTCCATCAGCTTCAGGCAGCGCTCGTTTGGCGGCTCGACCGTCGCTTCGATCAGCCGCAGTCCCATGTTGCCAAAGCCAAACGCCAGCACCGGGCGCAGCGCCTCCTGCATCAAGCCCTGTCCCCAGAACTCCCGGGCCAGATCGAACCCGATCTCCGCCCGCGCCTCGCTTTGCACCCAGCAATGGTATCCAATCGTCCCGACCAAGGCGCCGCCATCCTTCTCAAACAGGCCCCAGCGCGTGCCGGTGTCCTCCAGATGAAACCGGATGATCTCCTCCGCTTCCGCCAAGTCCCGGCATGGCTCAATGTCCATAAACTCCGTCACTTCCGCGCTGGCAAAATGCCGCCACACCGCTTCCCGGTCGTCCAATGTCAACTCGCGGATCGTCAACCGTTCTGTTTCAATCGTATGATACAACATCATGAGTGCCCCTCTCTGCTCTGAATCTTGGTTATTTTCTACTATATACCAGAAATAAACTTTTGTCTTTACTTTCCATACATAATCATATAATATGTATTCATACAGAATATGGAGGAGTTGGTATTCATGATCAATGAGCGGTATTTGGAACTTGGCTTGACGGCGCTGGGGCGCACCGGGGAAAAACCGGGCTGGTTCGGCGGGCACTACGGCGCGGCCGTCTTGGCTGCCTACTATCTCGATCGGGATATTGACCTGCCTGAACATGTCCGCACCGGCATCCAAAACATGGCGGATCACTTGATCGCCGCCTCTCCCGAGCTGTTCGTCCCGTACGATGGCGAGCAAGCCGACCCGGCGCTGCTCGAACGCATCCTGAACGGCCTGCGCGCCAACACCGCGCGCCTCTCGCACTCCGGACATGGCAACGCGTACGGCTTCCTCGCGCTGAGAGCGCTGCTCGAACGCCCCGACATGCTGTTGCCAAGCGTTGTCAACGGCTTCTACAACTGCCTGATCGCGTCGTCCGAAGGCCCGGGCAACCGCTATTATGGCATCGAAGACTACAGCCGGTTCACCGTCGACCAAGTCACCGCCATCCCGGCGTATCAAGATCTGGATGAGCTGGCCGAGCGCGCGCTGGAAGAGTGCCGCCACATCTATCCGGGTCAAGTGATCGACGGCAAGAAGTACCACTTCACCGGCGAAGTTGAACACGGCCTGACCCACGCCCAAGCCCTGATCGAATACGACCGCCTCGGCTTCCCCGAGCTGACCGAAGCCGGCCTGCCCAACCACCGCATCCAAATGCAGCTCAACCGCACCGTCCCCGTCGACCACGAACAGGTGCGCGGCACCGAGATCGTCGTACCGCCGTTCACTTCGATCTTCGCGCCGGAGTACTGGGGCCGGACCTACAACGACCCGCACTGCCTGAAAGTCCCCTACGCCGCCCTCTTCCTCCTGCAGCGCCTGCCGGAAGCCAAGCGCGCCGAAGCGGAATACAACGTCTGCAAAATCCTTGGACAGATGAACTAATACCAGCCAGCCAGAACACCAAGCCTGCCCGCACGGGGCAGGCTTCTTTTTTCCGCATGGGGTGATATGATAACAATGTGATTTTTACTGCGAAAGAAGGATTCACAACATGAAAGATGCAATTGAACCTGCTTCCCCTCCCTTGTTGTCGACCAAGCTCTATATACCGCATCAACCCTTGTACCACATCTCCCGCGAGCGCTTGCTGGCCAAGATGGCGATGGCGCTTACCTGCAAGCTGACGGTCGTCACCGCCCCGCCCGGTTTTGGCAAAACGACATTGGTCAGCGACTGGGTGCGCCAGTTCCAGATCGCGGCGGCGTGGGTGTCGCTCGACAAAGGCGAGAACGACCTGCTGCGCTTCTGGAGCTATGTGATCGCGGCGCTCGACCCGCTTTTGCCGGGGCTGGCGAAAAAGGCGGCCGGGCTGCTGCAGCCGACCTTGACGTTTTCCATCGACGGGTTGCTGGCCTGGCTGGTCAATCAGCTGTTCCTGCTCGAGCACGATGTGGTGCTGGTGCTCGACGACTGCCATCTGCTGCAGTCGGAAGAGGTGCACCGCTCGCTGTCTGATTTGCTCGAACACCTCCCCCGGCAGGTGCACGTCTGCCTGATCTCGCGTCAGGACCTGCCGATCCCGCTCGGCGCCTTGCGCGCCAAAGGGCAGCTGCTGGCGCTGGAGATCGCCGACATCAAATTCACCGCCGACGAGATGGAGACGTACTGGTCGTTGCAGACCAGCACGCCGCCCAGCGCCGAGGACCTGCGCCTGCTCGCCGCGCGCACCGAAGGCTGGGCGGCCGGGATTCAGCTCGCCGTCGTGTCACAGCGGGCCGGTCAGCCCGGCGCTTTGCAGCATTTTTCCGGCCATCACCGCTATGTGGTCGAGTATCTGATGGAGGAAGTGTTTCAGCACCTGCCCGACGCGGTGCAAAGCTTCCTCTTGCACACTTCGATCCTGTCGCGGATGAACGGCGAACTGTGCGCGTCGGTCACCTTGCAAGCGGACGCCGAAGCGCTGCTTCGCCAGATCGGCCAGGCCAATCTCTTCCTGATCCCGCTCGACGAAAGCCGCTATTGGTTCCGCTACCACCACCTGTTCGCCGACTTTTTGAGCAGCCGCCTGCAACACGAGCCGGTCAAAGCAGTGTCTCTTTTGCATGAGCGAGCCTCCCGCTGGTACGAAGCGCAGGGCCTGATCGAAGAGGCGATCCCCCACGCCCTCGCCGCCGGGAGCTATGAGCGGGCGAGCGGGCTGATCCGGCGCATCGTCCCCTCCCTGTTCCGCCGGCGCGTGCTGTCCACGCTCTACGACTGGCTGCTGCAATTGCCCCCGCCGTTCTCCGCGCAGCCGGAAATGCTGCTGATCCAGTCGTGGACGGAGCTATTGATGGGCAAGTTCGACGGCATGCAGCGCCATCTCCGGGACTTGAACGCCGCGCTTCTCACGATGGGGCAGACGGGAGACCCGCTCCTGCTGCGCATGGGTGAAGAGGTGCAGATCCTCGAGAACTTCTCCGCGCTGATCACCCGCAACTTCGACCTCGCGATCGAGCTGATCGACCGGCTTTATGCGCGCGACGACCTCCCGGAACAGGACGCGCTGCCGCTCCTGCTGTCCCTGGGCATCGAATTAAACGACGGTGCGGTGCCGTTCATCCGCAGCTATTACGGATTCGACGGCCGGATCAAACTGGCCTCGCGCCACCATGCGGTCTACGATGCGTTCATCAGCAAAAACGGCCTGCAGCGCTTTCCCTACAGCGCCTATCAGCGCCTTGCGCTGAGCGAGCTCTGCTATGAGCGCGGCGAGCTGGAGCAAGCGGAGCGGTGCGCCGATGCAGCCATCGCCCTCGCCAAGCCGGGCCACCTGCTCGGCGCGTACATTCCGGCGATGATCGTCATGTCGAATGTACTCCGCGCCCAAGGCGATCTCGACGCCGCGCAGGAAACGCTGACTGCAGCGCTGACCGTGCTGCAAGAGCACGACCTGCTCGACTCCCACTGGCACAGCGCGTTGAATGCCGCCTTCATCCGACTTGCGCTGGCAAAAGGCGACTTAGCGCCGGTCCGCACGTGGCTGGACGCTGCCAAGCAGCAGTTTCGCCCCGGCCAGGAGTACGAGACCCTGACCTGCATCCGCGCCCTGCTCGCCGTTGGCCGGGCGGAAGCTGCTGTTCCGCTGGCCGAAGCGCTGCTGAAGACGGCCCGCCGGAAGCACTGTGTGATGACGGCGCTGGAGGCGCAGCTTTGCCTCGCCGCCCTGTCGCACCAGCTCGGCAACGACCACGCCGCCTTGCTCCACCTGCACGAAGCGCTGACCCTCGGCGAGCTCCATGGCTACCTGCGCACCCCGGCCGAAGCGATCCGTGAAGCGGACGCGCTGTTGTGCCGCTATGCCGAAGTGCGCAAGAAGCGCCACATGCCGGAACTGCAGACGGGCGTGTCGCAGGCCTATTTCAACCGCCTCCTGCTCACCGCCGGAAGCGGGGCTGCGGCTTCGCCTGACGCCCCGCCCGTGCACACGCTGACCGCCCGCGAGCTGGAAGTCCTGCAACTGCTCGCCACCGGGCGCACCAACCGCGAGGTCGCCGCCGCGCTCGTGCTGACCGAAGGCACCGTCAAACTGCACCTCAACCGCATCTACAGCAAACTGCAGGCCAAAGGCCGCGTGCAGGCGATCCAAAAGGCGAAAGAGCAGCGCCTGCTGAACAGGTGAAGTTATAACGTCCCGTATAACGTTCGATGGATGGCTCCCCCTTTTCTCTCCCGTAAGATGGAAGAAAAAGGGGGATTGTTTATGAAAACGACTTATGACGTCATCATCGTCGGTGCCCGCATCGCCGGCTCAGCGCTCGCCTATGAGCTGTCCCAAAAAGGTTTTACCGTCCTGCTGCTGGAGCGCAGCACCTTCCCGAGCGATGTCTACTCCACACATAATTTTTTCAACAACTCGGTCGCCATGCTCCGCGAGATGGGCGTGTTAGACAAATTGCTGGCGACCCATACGCCGACCTACAAGCGCTGCTACATGAAGTTCGAAGACGCCGAGATCGACGGCGACATGCCGGAAGTGGACGGCGAAACGCATTGCCTCTGCATCCGCCGCCCCTACCTCGACACCATCCTGTACGAGCACGCCACCGCCCAGCCCGGCGTGACGGGACGC is part of the Tumebacillus sp. BK434 genome and harbors:
- a CDS encoding LuxR C-terminal-related transcriptional regulator produces the protein MKDAIEPASPPLLSTKLYIPHQPLYHISRERLLAKMAMALTCKLTVVTAPPGFGKTTLVSDWVRQFQIAAAWVSLDKGENDLLRFWSYVIAALDPLLPGLAKKAAGLLQPTLTFSIDGLLAWLVNQLFLLEHDVVLVLDDCHLLQSEEVHRSLSDLLEHLPRQVHVCLISRQDLPIPLGALRAKGQLLALEIADIKFTADEMETYWSLQTSTPPSAEDLRLLAARTEGWAAGIQLAVVSQRAGQPGALQHFSGHHRYVVEYLMEEVFQHLPDAVQSFLLHTSILSRMNGELCASVTLQADAEALLRQIGQANLFLIPLDESRYWFRYHHLFADFLSSRLQHEPVKAVSLLHERASRWYEAQGLIEEAIPHALAAGSYERASGLIRRIVPSLFRRRVLSTLYDWLLQLPPPFSAQPEMLLIQSWTELLMGKFDGMQRHLRDLNAALLTMGQTGDPLLLRMGEEVQILENFSALITRNFDLAIELIDRLYARDDLPEQDALPLLLSLGIELNDGAVPFIRSYYGFDGRIKLASRHHAVYDAFISKNGLQRFPYSAYQRLALSELCYERGELEQAERCADAAIALAKPGHLLGAYIPAMIVMSNVLRAQGDLDAAQETLTAALTVLQEHDLLDSHWHSALNAAFIRLALAKGDLAPVRTWLDAAKQQFRPGQEYETLTCIRALLAVGRAEAAVPLAEALLKTARRKHCVMTALEAQLCLAALSHQLGNDHAALLHLHEALTLGELHGYLRTPAEAIREADALLCRYAEVRKKRHMPELQTGVSQAYFNRLLLTAGSGAAASPDAPPVHTLTARELEVLQLLATGRTNREVAAALVLTEGTVKLHLNRIYSKLQAKGRVQAIQKAKEQRLLNR
- a CDS encoding MarR family winged helix-turn-helix transcriptional regulator; its protein translation is MDYRDYKLEHSIGFKLANTSRLVTNRLNQNFTAKNLPVTHEQWLLMMELWVKDGQTQNALAAATHKDQPSVSRLLDNMIKRNLVMRVAHPNDRRSNLIYLTAEGREMQKGLIGQAQQTISDTTAGIDPDDLTVCMRVLDQIAENLK
- a CDS encoding response regulator encodes the protein MLNILIVEDDPRIAEINRRFVEKVPGYGVIGIATTRQQAQEQLEVLRPELVLLDIFFPDMNGLDFLRWMHEHHRETDVIMITAAKEVNTVREAIRGGVFDFIVKPLVFERFEQTLLRYQEYRSQLQHLKTEHSQIDQAKIDQLIGGGQKLSKESYLPKGIDSLTLEKVSAVITQYADGLTAEAVGREIGASRSTARRYLEYLVAQGAVSADLSYGVVGRPERVYRKRKEG
- a CDS encoding GNAT family N-acetyltransferase; this encodes MMLYHTIETERLTIRELTLDDREAVWRHFASAEVTEFMDIEPCRDLAEAEEIIRFHLEDTGTRWGLFEKDGGALVGTIGYHCWVQSEARAEIGFDLAREFWGQGLMQEALRPVLAFGFGNMGLRLIEATVEPPNERCLKLMERLGFAREEQLRDGLVYLTLGN